The following are from one region of the Acidobacteriota bacterium genome:
- a CDS encoding SLC13 family permease, which translates to MTVEIGLVLGILAAALILLITEVIRMDLVALLVLATLALTGLVTPTDSLAGFSNPAVITIWAMFILSAGLTRTGVAEVLGSTILRWVGRGEVRMIVVIMLTSGVLSAFMNNIGVAALMLPVVITVGRQTNTSPSRLLMPLAFGSLLGGLTTLIGTPPNLLVSEALREHGLKPFSMFDYTPVGGVVMVVGVAAVALVGRFLLPKRDPGLEASSGGASDLAREYRLDERAAVVRLPVGSPLDGRTLGDSRFGSATQLNVYAIQRSGKLLPAPGPATVLRERDGLLVEGLLDRFEELRSWRRIVVSEDDASVDSVVSADVSLSELQVAPGADVVGQTLQQIDFRVRFGAIVLAIRRDTSLTHRDLTSSPLQVGDRLLIQGHRDAVRRLTESSDFEAMPEVTDEVLAESYDLQSRIFSASIPADSSLVGRGIVESRIGSALGVGVLGLRRGEATHLLPGTDERLEAGDVLFVRGTREDLEIFRGLQGLRIESETPTQLQALESEDSGLTEVVLSPRTSLASKSPAELQFRARYGLRILAVLRRGEIRRSGLQDLELQFGDALLLLGPREKLRLLARDPDFLVMTGEIAPAAERRKAPVAVLIMAAVVTPAIFGWVPIAISAVAGAAVMILVGCIAMDEAYRAIEWRAVFLIAGMLPLGTALQETGAASLVAEGVVNAVGPMGPWAVVAALYLVTAAATSIIPTAALVVLMAPIALTTCESTGLSPYAVMMAIAMAASASFTSPVSHPANVLVMGPGGYRFVDYVKLGVPLTLLVMAVVLIVLPLFWPL; encoded by the coding sequence TTGACGGTTGAAATCGGACTGGTGCTGGGAATCCTCGCTGCGGCGTTGATTCTCCTCATCACCGAGGTCATCCGCATGGACCTCGTCGCCCTTCTGGTACTGGCAACGCTGGCACTCACCGGCCTGGTCACGCCGACGGATTCGCTGGCCGGGTTCTCCAACCCGGCCGTGATCACGATCTGGGCGATGTTCATCCTTAGCGCCGGGCTGACCCGTACCGGGGTCGCCGAGGTCCTGGGAAGCACGATCCTGCGCTGGGTCGGGCGAGGCGAGGTACGCATGATCGTCGTCATCATGCTGACCTCGGGTGTGCTGTCGGCGTTCATGAACAACATCGGCGTTGCGGCGCTCATGCTGCCGGTCGTCATCACCGTCGGGCGTCAAACGAATACGTCGCCGTCTAGACTCTTGATGCCGCTGGCGTTCGGTTCGTTGCTGGGTGGTCTCACGACGCTGATCGGAACGCCACCGAACCTGCTTGTCAGCGAGGCGCTGCGGGAACATGGACTGAAACCGTTTTCGATGTTCGACTACACGCCCGTGGGTGGCGTGGTCATGGTGGTCGGTGTGGCGGCGGTTGCTCTGGTCGGCCGCTTCCTGCTGCCGAAACGCGATCCCGGCCTCGAGGCCTCCTCCGGTGGAGCGTCCGATCTGGCGCGGGAGTATCGCCTCGACGAACGCGCCGCCGTCGTGCGTCTGCCGGTCGGATCGCCGCTGGACGGGCGGACGTTGGGTGACAGCCGATTCGGATCGGCCACGCAACTGAACGTCTACGCCATTCAGCGCAGTGGCAAGCTGTTGCCGGCCCCGGGTCCCGCCACGGTCCTTCGTGAGCGGGACGGTCTTCTCGTCGAGGGGCTACTCGACCGCTTCGAAGAGCTGCGGAGTTGGCGTCGGATCGTTGTTTCGGAAGACGACGCAAGTGTGGACTCCGTCGTTTCGGCGGACGTCAGCCTCTCCGAGTTGCAGGTGGCGCCGGGTGCCGACGTCGTCGGGCAGACGCTCCAACAGATCGACTTCCGTGTTCGCTTCGGTGCCATCGTGTTGGCGATACGCCGCGATACGTCCCTGACGCACCGCGATCTGACGTCGAGCCCCTTGCAGGTCGGAGACCGGTTGCTGATCCAGGGCCATCGCGATGCTGTCCGCAGACTTACCGAGTCCTCGGACTTCGAGGCGATGCCCGAGGTCACGGACGAGGTACTCGCTGAATCCTACGACCTGCAGTCGCGGATTTTCTCCGCCAGCATTCCGGCCGACTCGTCGCTCGTGGGACGCGGGATTGTCGAGAGCCGCATCGGCAGCGCACTCGGTGTCGGTGTGCTGGGTCTGCGGAGGGGAGAGGCGACCCACCTGCTTCCAGGGACCGACGAGCGTCTCGAGGCCGGGGATGTGCTGTTTGTGAGGGGCACGCGCGAAGATCTCGAGATCTTTCGAGGATTGCAGGGGCTGCGGATCGAAAGCGAGACGCCGACACAACTTCAAGCGTTGGAATCGGAGGACAGCGGGCTGACCGAAGTGGTCCTTTCGCCGCGTACGAGCCTGGCGAGCAAGTCTCCGGCCGAGTTGCAGTTTCGGGCACGCTACGGGTTGCGGATCCTCGCGGTCCTGCGCAGGGGCGAGATTCGCCGTTCCGGACTTCAGGATCTCGAACTTCAATTCGGAGACGCGCTCCTGTTACTGGGTCCACGCGAGAAGCTGCGACTCCTGGCGCGGGACCCGGACTTCCTGGTGATGACCGGCGAGATCGCTCCCGCAGCGGAGAGACGGAAGGCACCGGTCGCCGTCTTGATCATGGCCGCGGTGGTAACGCCTGCGATCTTCGGCTGGGTTCCGATCGCGATCTCGGCGGTCGCCGGTGCGGCGGTGATGATCCTGGTCGGATGCATCGCCATGGACGAGGCCTACCGCGCAATCGAGTGGCGCGCCGTCTTTCTCATCGCCGGGATGCTGCCACTCGGCACCGCGTTACAGGAGACCGGCGCCGCATCGCTTGTCGCCGAGGGGGTGGTCAACGCCGTCGGGCCGATGGGTCCGTGGGCCGTCGTCGCGGCGCTCTACCTGGTGACTGCGGCGGCGACCTCGATCATCCCGACGGCGGCGCTCGTCGTCTTGATGGCGCCGATCGCGTTGACGACATGCGAGTCCACGGGACTCTCCCCCTACGCGGTGATGATGGCGATCGCGATGGCGGCCTCGGCGAGTTTCACAAGCCCCGTCTCCCATCCCGCAAATGTGTTGGTGATGGGACCGGGTGGCTACCGCTTCGTAGACTACGTGAAGCTGGGCGTGCCGCTGACGCTACTCGTCATGGCGGTCGTCCTGATCGTGCTGCCACTATTCTGGCCGTTGTAG